In the Hermetia illucens chromosome 1, iHerIll2.2.curated.20191125, whole genome shotgun sequence genome, tcaagcattcaatagaactaaatggcgaaaccgatcacgacgaaccgaccgcacttgtgagcgggacaaaggctgaagaaaaagatgacacATATAAGGAACTTTGATATATTCGTTCGTTAAGGCCTTTGTTTAGAAACAAAAACTCAAGAAcccatttatttttttacaatattaTATTCTCAACTCAAAAGTTCCACTGTAGAGGGAATGCAGTCATTTGATGATGAAATTTCATATTACTTTTGGCTGACTACACGGTGGAAATgtaaatattaaaatgaaagTCGCCATGTTCACACAGCCATAGCCATGTCATTTCTACTTGGTTTTGGCGAATTTTAATTCCTTGGAGATTTTTCTTGACGCAGCATATAGCACTTGCCAAGCCTTATATCGTTTTAATCGTAGTAATTAACTTCTCCAGAAGTGAAAAGctactaacggtttcgtccagtgcaagacctcacctctgccctaagaacagcatgaccgaaagtgaTTGGCAGATATTGTTCGCTTCCTTATATAGCACATTTTCACAAAGGTGACATGGATATAAATAATATTCAGTGGGAAAACCGCCTAGTTTGGGCCTAAGATAGCTAAAGTGGAACATATTTTGTTTCAGAATTGAGGGCTCATGTTTAAGTACCATCCTTCTTGCGTTCAAGTAACTGTTAAACACCCTCCTTCAGTGATAGTTTGGCTAGTGgtagtaaaaaaaatattggaccCTTGCACTTTGTGGATGGCAGCAAGAAACAGCAGGAATATTTAAAAGTCTTAAACGTTAGTCTTGTGCCATTTAAACAATTATTGGAAGCAAATGAAGTTTCCACGCTCTTTATGCAAGGCCGTGCACCCTGCCATGTTGCGAAATCTGTCAAGAGGCTTTGGTCCAGTTGAAGCATCACCGTTCTTCCTTTGTAACAAAATTCCCCTGAAGTCAACCCAATTTAAGATGGTTGGAATGTTTTAAAACAAAAGGTTTATGAAAGGCGTACGAACCCTACGAAGGAAGTTTTAACTCAAAATATTCGCGAAGTACACCTTGGACAATCCACTTATCTCTTAATGCATTGAATCCTGTGTTCACAGTATACCACGAAGAATTGAAagcataatttgaaaaaaagtggatagacaaaatattaataagttttacataaaaataaaaactttaaaatccaccattttaataaattcattacctttttctcctttttgaagCATAATTTATTTCAAAGTTCAAAGGCAATATATCTTAGTATTCATAATTCGATGCCACTACACGGTGGGACTCCCtaaatggtagaaaaaaaatccagaatGGAGGGAGGTCTAAACACTCATGTGGTCAACTCACGACTAGGGTACAAACCAGTCTGTTCtttgttgtctattttggaGCGTTCAGCTCCTCATCCTGTGTACAAGGAAGAAGAAAATACCAAAAAGGCAATTATGGCTAAAGGACCCAAATACTCGACTTGTATGTGTTATGAACATCCATGTAAAGTTCCATGCATGTTGTTTTCTCTAAATAAGATTCGAGAAAGAAGTGTTTGGGGATGTTTTGTGGCTTCAGTGCTCCTTTTATATAGCGAATTAGCCTGGATACTTTTTAATATTCAGCACAATCGTGTTGTGCGACTTCTAAAGAATCCAACCTTTTGCCTAATGTTGGCAATTTGAAGACTAGTTACAGTCCTTTAGTTTCTTTCCTGTCGTTTTGGCTATCACGGGAGCTGCCAGCAGCAGTCTATTACATGTATGTGTCGTCTCTTATTTTTAAAGCAAATAATATCAACAGAATATGTTTAACGAGCAGTACAGTTCTATGGATATTTCAAACAAAGTACGTTCCACACATTCGTGGTACCACTGCCTCTCCTaaaagcccacgcattgaaaccACTGTTAAGATTTGCAATCTACACCGTTTTGCATCAAAAACCAGAGAGCTCACCATCTGCTCATATTCGGCAAGTGTAGTACTAGGTGTAGCCTAGCAGCTGCACATGTAGATTCCTACCACCGTCGTTCTAATGAATTCCTCTTTCGAGTATTCCACTACTGCTTGAAAGGTCTGTTCGCCGCCAACACAATATCCGTTTGACCCAAATGTCATCACTGCGATTTAGATATGGATCTTTAATGTCATCTTCGCGAATAATCTGTAAGAGTACGTTCTACCCATTCCAAGgatcaattttcctcaaacaagtgacAAGTGGTACTATTCACCATTgaaatttgtaccatcataaacggaACACCCCGTATAGATGTGGGTGGGTGATATGGTTGAAATGGGTCGCATTTACTAATAGTTTTAAAATGCGAGTCAACACAGCAGAACACAAATAGAAAACATGCAGATCAATAGCATGATATTACACGAAAAGCCGAAAGATTAGGGTTTTTAGTCTTAACACGATAACGAGTGCATCGAGTTACTGCCACAAAAGTCGCTCGTGAGTTGGATGTGTCGGAATCAATAATGTgtagaattttaaaaaataaagaataaattGCGGGCATATATACTGCTGCCGCAAAGTTAATTCGGAGTCGTATTTGTATTTCTAAAAGCAAGTGGCAGGTTCTTCGCTCCGAAGTAGCTAAGAATTAACTGACATTCCTTTAGGCGGTAAGTCAGGGAGAAACTTTAAATTAAATCCTCGTTTGGCGTACCAGTCGAAAAAGAGGACATCAAACAAAAAGGTTTGACTGACACAGAACGTGTTCAATGATTGGTATCTGAAATATTTCATTCCTGCTGTAAAAATATTCTGCGATTAGAATGACTTTGACCATCAGGCTCTCTCTACTACACTACCTTAGATCAAACGCTACTTTAAAAACATATGATTTGCGGCGCACAGTCGATTAGTTAAACAGCGTCTGCGAAATGTCCATTTGGAATTCCTCAATTTAGAAAAGTTCATAGCCATCGTCAGAGGGGAATCTGATAATAACATATCGAAGACGTTCAAAAATATCGCCGCGAGGGTTGTTTATTCCAAAATATAGTAGCGACACATCAACATCAAATTTTGAGCTTTACCGCAGCAATATACTGCTTGAGATATAATATGCGGTTATCAGTGGTTAAACCACTACAGCATTAACCGGAAATAATACCAAGCAAGAATATATTATCTTGTTGCCTGTAACAATTGGCTGGTTctgtgttggtcgactataaaagacaatgaacgtcttgcgataatggagacgaagatgctgcattggactagtggcgtcacacgtttagatcacatccgaaatgaggatatccgcaatcgttatggggttgcatcgatcgtggaaaagttacgagagaggcatcttcgatggtatggtcacgcaattcgtgctaacgagaattcacttgccaagattgttctgaacatcgaagtcgatggtaaacgaccaaaaggcaggcctaaacaacggtggcttgatatgctggatggggatttgaaagcctcgaaattgcacccagatcaggcatttgatagagccaaatggcgaaaccgatcacgacgagccgaccccgcttgtgaacgggataaaggctgaagaaaaagaagaaaaaaaaaagttgcctGTTACAATTCTCCTGGGAGGATACGGAGGAAACCCTGATAATATTTTTaatgaacaaccaaaatatggaGTTTTAGCTTTACTCAACCCAACCTTACCTTAAATCCACATTCAGAAATAAAATCTTTGAAATGCGTTCGATTCATTCCAAAGTTaatcaaatatataaaattcaatGAATTTTGCATTTCTATAAAAATGTCTTACATACAAATCAaacaaatatacaaaacttgaacTCAACTTTCTTACATCACTAGGCCCTATACTAGCTAATGCAcgatatttacaatttacagGATAACTATTGTATGTATATTCAGGTATCACAATTGCATCATTATCTACAATCTGCGAACTCTTAATCTATTTTGTTtaatcaaccaaattcaaaaccTAAAACATTTTCTAAACCGTAGTCAAACAACCGAAAATCGTCttcatagatttcatataattttCTTATTGCTCCGACGGGAATAGGTTCAAAATATTTCCGCAATTGACTGCTTGTCCCGGATGGCTTATGTCCAGTGGGGAAGGATACGTTTGTTGCGTTTGCTAGATAGAGAGCTAGAGCCGAATCATCCAGAAGAGTTTCATATTTACCTGAAATAGTGAAAAGTTTTCTTTCAAATGTTACTACGTAACGAAGTATTCATACATGTTAATGGTATATATAAAAATGTTTACTCTTTTTAACTTGTTTCACCACGCAATTTGCTGCTAGGATTTTAGTTACCAATCAAACCACTTTCAATCACTTTTTATAGCCCCAACAAGTAggggaatcattcaagtttgaCTGCTAACCACATTATTAATTAACGTCTAACGTCAAGTGTAGATAACACACGATGTACGCGACTTGTGCATTATCACTTGAGTGTAATACTCACCTACAACATTATATTTAATAATACACGGATGACATAGATTTGCAGCAGGTTCCCAGTGTTCGTTGAACGACTGATTTGCTTGGTAGCCCATGCTCAGATTGGGCGTCAGAAGATACTTAATGAACTCTTCGAAGGAAACATCGTGACCCAACTCCAATGATTCATTCGATGGATTTTCACGGAATGACTTGACTATGGTTTTTCCGATTCGAGTTTGAAAGTATCTCGCGCTGCTGGAATTTCCTTCTAATTTATTGCGATACGCTGATAGCAGGCGTTCGAAAGGATGTCGTGTTATTATGAGACGTGTATAGTCAGATATCACAGTTCGACGTTCATCGGGTTGAAGAGAGCTGAGTTTTTGAAATCTGAAAGTAGTATagaaaatattgattttatttgtcTAAAGCACATATGAGGAAGACTATATCTTGAGAAGTATataaattagcaaatttatacagaaaatttattaattaaattttatacctttttttcttgtaaatGGTTATAAAGAATTTCCTTGGTAGATACTCTACCACACTTCGACAAGCTCTCAAATTTACCCTTCATGACTTCATGTCAACCCTACTTACGGAATACCTTGTTCATAGGATTGA is a window encoding:
- the LOC119661379 gene encoding carbohydrate sulfotransferase 11; translation: MRDRAIVIRLWLSVWSLWCAVDPSLVMVTVTADSLPDGNNNNVKLSEHGLQLTQTLNMQRQEFLQQACKLMGYENASLEDLNEQQMDHLLVDPSHKFLYCYVPKVACTNWKRVLMIMTGAWKNGTDPLEIPASLAHSVGIFQKLSSLQPDERRTVISDYTRLIITRHPFERLLSAYRNKLEGNSSSARYFQTRIGKTIVKSFRENPSNESLELGHDVSFEEFIKYLLTPNLSMGYQANQSFNEHWEPAANLCHPCIIKYNVVGKYETLLDDSALALYLANATNVSFPTGHKPSGTSSQLRKYFEPIPVGAIRKLYEIYEDDFRLFDYGLENVLGFEFG